Proteins co-encoded in one Arthrobacter sp. ERGS1:01 genomic window:
- the yczE gene encoding membrane protein YczE — MHRFMTTHNLPVRLLRLVAGLFLYGIAISLMIRGNLGASPWDVFAQGTSRTTGISFGVCTIIISGVVLLLWIPLKQMPGFGTIANAVLVGLFADFGLDLIPQAGNLALQCALFVAGLCMLAFATALYIGAGLGPGPRDGLMTGLVRVTKRPVWMVRSCIELTVVVIGFLMGGVVGAGTAAFALGVGPLTQLTLKWLQVDLHAKSPKASAVDVTVAAPLRTAGTD; from the coding sequence ATGCACCGTTTTATGACGACCCACAACCTTCCCGTCCGCCTGCTGCGCCTCGTCGCCGGTCTCTTCCTTTACGGCATCGCCATTTCGCTGATGATCCGAGGAAACCTGGGCGCCTCGCCATGGGACGTCTTTGCCCAGGGCACCTCGCGCACCACCGGGATTTCCTTTGGCGTGTGCACCATCATCATCAGCGGCGTGGTGCTGTTATTGTGGATCCCGCTCAAGCAGATGCCCGGCTTCGGCACCATCGCCAATGCCGTGCTGGTGGGCTTGTTCGCCGACTTTGGCCTCGACCTCATTCCCCAGGCCGGAAACCTTGCGCTGCAGTGCGCGTTGTTCGTCGCGGGCCTGTGCATGCTGGCGTTTGCCACGGCCCTCTACATTGGGGCCGGGCTGGGGCCGGGACCCCGTGACGGCCTCATGACGGGACTCGTGCGGGTGACGAAACGTCCCGTGTGGATGGTCCGGAGCTGCATCGAACTAACCGTGGTTGTGATCGGATTCCTCATGGGCGGCGTGGTGGGTGCCGGAACCGCGGCCTTTGCACTGGGCGTGGGGCCGCTGACCCAGCTCACGCTCAAGTGGCTGCAGGTGGACCTGCACGCCAAAAGCCCGAAGGCGAGTGCGGTGGATGTGACCGTCGCCGCTCCCTTGCGGACTGCCGGCACGGATTAG